Proteins encoded within one genomic window of Lagenorhynchus albirostris chromosome 9, mLagAlb1.1, whole genome shotgun sequence:
- the LOC132525256 gene encoding small ribosomal subunit protein eS1-like: MAVRKKKRLTKGGKKGAKKKVVDPFSKKDWYDVKAPAMFNVRNIGKTLVTRTQGTKITSDGLKGCVFEVSLDDLQNDEVAFRKFKLITEDVQGKNCLTNFHGMDLARDKMCSMVKKMADHD; this comes from the coding sequence ATGGCGGTCAGAAAGAAGAAGCGCCTTACGAAAGGCGGTAAAAAGGGAGCCAAGAAGAAAGTGGTTGACCCATTTTCTAAGAAAGATTGGTATGATGTGAAAGCACCAGCTATGTTCAATGTAAGAAATATTGGGAAAACACTAGTCACGAGAACTCAAGGAACCAAAATCACATCTGATGGCCTTAAGGGTTGTGTGTTTGAAGTGAGCCTTGATGATCTGCAGAATGATGAAGTTGCATTTAGAAAATTCAAGCTTATTACTGAGGATGTTCAGGGCAAAAACTGCCTGACTAATTTCCATGGCATGGACCTTGCCCGTGACAAAATGTGCTCCATGGTCAAAAAAATGGCAGACCATGACTGA